From uncultured Methanobrevibacter sp., a single genomic window includes:
- a CDS encoding glycosyltransferase — protein MKALFIVTGRGLGGDAMTALNAMNALERRGVTCEIALDASAHGTLFEKHGYNWHKISVPHAGGHSATKLSAAKGAAKLVVATFKARNLIKKLKVDFVVGVLGGGAIVASLGGKFARKPTFSLISTPLDSSFCPKFNQCYILPELDKFRWDELPENMDKAFYPLSKDVDGGDAEVAFEKLKEFPNFDENKKTILFSSGSSIFKGTIRAMDLTLKEFGDKYNLVLVGLPLHDEYMDLIDEEKIIYAGYITWINDLFRYADLAVLTDDGVSLEEALVARTPIIALTKVKWGRYQNMAGVFKGAIIESEVEDVCKSINEAFENMDSLKQNAVKYGKLCSEAADDLADRMLKKLE, from the coding sequence ATGAAGGCATTATTCATTGTTACTGGTAGGGGATTGGGTGGAGATGCAATGACTGCTCTCAATGCAATGAACGCTCTTGAAAGAAGGGGGGTTACCTGTGAAATAGCATTGGATGCATCTGCTCATGGAACTCTTTTTGAAAAACATGGCTATAATTGGCATAAGATTTCAGTCCCTCATGCTGGCGGACATTCTGCAACAAAATTATCCGCTGCAAAAGGAGCGGCCAAATTAGTTGTTGCAACATTCAAAGCCCGAAACCTTATTAAAAAATTAAAAGTTGATTTTGTAGTTGGTGTTTTGGGTGGTGGAGCTATTGTAGCATCACTTGGAGGTAAATTTGCACGAAAGCCAACATTTTCTTTAATTTCAACACCTCTCGATTCATCATTTTGTCCAAAATTCAATCAATGTTATATTTTGCCAGAATTGGATAAATTCAGATGGGATGAATTACCTGAAAATATGGACAAGGCGTTCTATCCTTTGTCTAAAGATGTTGATGGGGGAGATGCTGAGGTTGCTTTTGAAAAGCTTAAGGAATTTCCTAATTTTGATGAAAACAAAAAAACCATTTTATTTTCTTCAGGATCATCAATTTTTAAAGGAACTATTCGTGCGATGGATTTGACTTTAAAAGAGTTTGGCGATAAGTATAATCTTGTTTTGGTTGGACTTCCGCTTCATGATGAATATATGGATTTGATTGATGAAGAAAAAATCATTTATGCAGGCTACATCACATGGATTAATGATTTATTCAGATATGCTGATTTGGCTGTGTTGACTGATGATGGTGTTTCTCTAGAAGAGGCTTTAGTTGCAAGAACTCCGATTATCGCTTTGACTAAAGTAAAATGGGGAAGATACCAGAATATGGCAGGAGTGTTTAAAGGGGCAATTATCGAATCTGAAGTTGAAGATGTTTGCAAAAGCATAAACGAGGCATTCGAGAATATGGATTCCCTAAAACAAAATGCTGTCAAATATGGTAAGCTCTGCTCTGAAGCCGCTGATGATTTGGCGGACAGAATGTTAAAAAAATTAGAATAG